In the Candidatus Aegiribacteria sp. genome, TAAGATATGGCGGCCAGGAAGCGTTTCGGTGAAAACAGGCTTGAGTCCGGGGCAATTCTGGTTACCGGGGCAGGCGGGTTTGTCGGCAGTCACCTCATGAGTGAACTCGAAATGGGTGAAGGAGACATAGCAGTTGATATTTCGACTGATTTCCGGGCTCCTTCAGGAGTGAGGAAGATTAAATGGGATCTCCCTTCTGAAGCGCCTGAAGCGTTAAAAGAAGTCCGGTATATCATTCATCTGGCAGCAATGAGTTCAGTTTCACGATCTTTGAAGGAAGTGCATAAAGCATACGAAATCAATCTAATGGGAACTATTTCAATTCTGGAGTACATGGTTTCACATTGTCCGGAAGCAAGGCTTCTTATGGTCAGCTCCGCCGAGGTTTATAAGCCTACTGACGATCTGATTACTGAAAACAGTGAAATAGGTCCGAGAAATCCTTACGGCACAACGAAAGCCGCGGCGGAAATAGCGGCATTTCAATTTGCGGGGAATTATAATCTGGATATAGTGCTTGCCCGTTCATTTCCTCATTATGGTCCAGGACAATCCGGAGATTTTGCTTTTCCGGCATTTTGCAAACGTATTATCGAGGCAGCCAGAAGTGGATCAAAGCGAATACGGGTAGGAAACCTCAGACCCGTTCGCGACTATCTTTACGTATCAGATGTGGCGAGGGCATACAGGTACATCCTTAACAGAGGACAGTCCGGAAGTATATATAACGTTTGTTCAGGAACAGGAAACAGCATTGGAGATATGGTTAACATGCTTATTGAAATTTCCGGACATGATATTGAACTTGAAATTGACCCCGATCTGTTTCGTCCGGTTGATGTGGAATTTCAGGTTGGCGATCCATCCAGACTGAACTCTTTGCTCGGCTGGAAACCGGAGGTCAGCAGAAACACTGGTTTGAGCAGACTGTTTTCATGGTGGGAGGAGAGAATATGACCCTTCTGATGATCTTCAGCGTACTGGTTACAGGTAGAATATCCGATTGGGAGCATTTTACGCATTTAGGCGGAGTCAGTGAAATACTTGTTGAGGATACTCATTTTACGGGAGCAACAAGCGGTGGAGTTATTTTTGGAACGCTCGGGGCCGATACTGTATTCTGGGACTCAACATGGACCTGCCCGGGGGAACTTTCTCTAAGTGATGTAAGATGTCTTGCCAGAGATGAATCAGGGAATCTATGGATTGGGACTAACGGCGGTGGAATTGATGTGCAGCTCTCATCCGGAGGATTTCAGCATTATGGACAGCTTGAAGGATTGCCGATTTCTCTGCAGATTACCTGCATTCTCCCGGATACGACGATCTGGGTCGGTACAAGCGAAGGGCTCTGCAGCAAGGATCTTGGTTACTTCAATGTCTGGACAATATTTTCAACCGGCGGCGGACTTCCCTCCGATAATATCAACTGTGTTGCTCCGGTTGATTCCGGGCTCATCGTGGGTACGTCTAATGGTATCGTAATGCTCAGGAAGGATTTTTACCCCGGGAGTCCGGACTCGTGGTTCAGTTTTCCCTCCGCTTCGGAAATTGGAGCTATGGAACTTCTCGTCGCAGGTGACACGATATGGGCTGCATCCACAGCAGGTCTGTATTTCATGACTGCTGATCAGGACTGGCAGATTGATGAGACATATCACTTGCCTATAATGAGGGAGAACT is a window encoding:
- a CDS encoding GDP-mannose 4,6-dehydratase — translated: MAARKRFGENRLESGAILVTGAGGFVGSHLMSELEMGEGDIAVDISTDFRAPSGVRKIKWDLPSEAPEALKEVRYIIHLAAMSSVSRSLKEVHKAYEINLMGTISILEYMVSHCPEARLLMVSSAEVYKPTDDLITENSEIGPRNPYGTTKAAAEIAAFQFAGNYNLDIVLARSFPHYGPGQSGDFAFPAFCKRIIEAARSGSKRIRVGNLRPVRDYLYVSDVARAYRYILNRGQSGSIYNVCSGTGNSIGDMVNMLIEISGHDIELEIDPDLFRPVDVEFQVGDPSRLNSLLGWKPEVSRNTGLSRLFSWWEERI